The DNA window GCTTTACCTACCGGTAACCGACTACGTGCTGGTAGGCTTCACATCCTTGTCACCGTCTTTTCGTCCTGATTAGTCCCACGCATTTTGTGGAAAAAGCTGGTGGCACGATCGACTCAGATATCAGAATGCTCCTGAGAGGCTTCGCCGACGTAGTATTAAAATCAGTGATAAGCTATGTGATAAACTGATAATGTGATTAACTGCACGGACTGTGTAGCAAATTTAACGCAGCTTTTTATAAGATCTGACAAATTAAAGGTTTGCtcatttgtgaattgtgatgccCTGGATTCAGGAACCTCTCTGCAAATTGCTGGTGGAGCAGACAAATGAATACCACGGGATTATTCTGGTGGTATTTTCATCCTCTCTGCAAAGGGAACAGGTGAGAGGATGAAAAtgaaagatagagagagaaggaaaaccACGGGATTATTCTGGTGGTATTTCACCCGGATTTTTTTTAGACGATGGTATTTCACCCGGATAGAAAGAAGATATTCTCCTGGTAGTGGATTCGTGCCCCTCTTTTCTAAATCTGCTGCAAGACAGAGTTCTTAGTTTGGCGAGCACGGTTGACAAAGTTATTCAGAAATTATACTATTCTGCTTGTGATTCGCCAACTGGGCATTCATCTATGCAGATATTGAACTGATAATCTATACTATGCACAGAGATAACGTCAAAATTATGAAACCCAAACGAGCATTTTTTCCATCCCAAGCTGCAAGTTCCTCCATCCATCTTATATTATAATACGctttattttttcaaacttttaagtttaatcaaatttatagaaaaatttagcaacatccacaataccaaattagtttataTTGAACATATTTCAATgatatatgcttattttgtgtTTAAAACATTACTACAtgtttctataaatttaattaaacctAAAAttatttaactagaaaaaaatcaaagcaactTATAGTATagtaaaatggagggagtagtataataTGGTTTAAATCTTAGTGCTCATGCATATGTAGATAGACTTTTAACAGGATCTTAGTGAGAGTGGGGATGGGCCATTGGTTTCCATTTGTTAGGGTCTTAGCTTAGGGAACATATTCATGGGATGTGAGTGTGTTGCTGCAGCTAATGAATGGTaatgcacaagaaaatattccgtgtaataaaaaaactaaaagcgAAGTGAgcgtagtttaatttgttaggTCAGCTCTCCTGGTTTAAATCCTGGATTAGATACATGTGCTCGTATTTACGACTAATTCAGCTCAATGGCGGAGCCAAGAATTTTTCTAAGCCCGGAAAAGTCTAATGAATGGTAATGCACAAGAATCTTTCACATATGTAAGATTGtgcaaataatatttttcaCTAAAGTATCATCATGGTTCCTTGTATCAACTAAACACCGTGACATTAAGTTTGAGCTAGAGCTAGATATAGATAAACACTGAGGATCCTAATCCAGTACAAATCTAATTGATTAATCAAATATAGATCACAATAAACTAATGACTAATAGAAAAACAATTCTTATTAGCACTTCAGTGCTCCTGCTGATCGGCCAAACGCTGTGCTTGCTACTGCTCTTGCTGCCAAAAAAAAGTGCAGATTTTCATGCAGCTTCGCCAGCAAAACAGAGCAACCGATGTACTGATGCAGACCGAGGAGCCCGAGCAGCTGCCCAGGCTGGCGGGCCCTAAATCCGCCCCTGATTCAGCTGATGTCCATGCTGACGAAGATATACCGAACCCGTAATTTTAGATGAGCTTATAGGAATAAGATATGTGTATGTTTTTACCGGGGTTAGTGCGTGCGCATTGTGAGCGCCACATTTGTCCcgtgtttttataaaaaaaaaaaacgcaataGCTTCACGCCAAGGTTCTCTGGGTGTGATCGATCGGAGCATCAGACGGCCAGGTCGGCGCGCCAGCTGCCGCCGCGAGAGCAGCCCGCGCGCGACACGAgaggccgcgcgcgccgccacgAGTCGCTCGCCAAAGCTGCGCGTGCAGCACAGCAgccagccaagccaagccagccagcacgcaacgcaacgcaacggcgcgcgcgcgggcgcgcggcgatCCCACCCAGTCACCCACAGCTCACGCCGCCGCGGGCCCACCCCCCGGCCCGCACACCATTTTGCCGTTCCGCCCCTGGAACCCGCGCGATTTAGCGCGCGCCCCTCGCATTTCTTTTCCCACCCAACCCACCCACACGGCCACACCACTCCACCACCAGAAGCGCAAGcgactcctctctctctcacctccgCTCGCCTCCGCGCCTCCGAGCACCAAACCCTAgatctcgcggcggcggcggcgaccggggaTGGCGAAGCCCTGGGGAGGCGTCGGCGCGTGGGCGCTGGACGCGGAgcgcgccgaggaggaggagcgggagcaggcggcggcgttcccggcgcccgagccgcccgcgcccgccggtggcgccgccagCTTCCCGAGCCTccgcgaggccgccgcggcggcgggcgggggcaagcagaagaagaagaacaagggCACCACCCTGTCGCTGTCCGAGTTCAGCGGGTACGGCGCGCAGGGGCAGCgtcggggcggcggtggcgccgccccCGTGGAGCCGAGGGGGCTCACCCCCGAGGAGATGATGATGCTGCCCACCGGCCCCAGGGAGCGCTCCGCCGAGGAGCTCGACCGCTCCCGAGGGTTCCGCTCCTACGGCGGAGGGtttggcgccggcggcggggaccgCCGCGGCGGGttcgacgacgaccgccgcgGGCCCGGTAGGTCCTCGGATCTCGACATGCCCTCCCGCGCCGACGAGGCGGACAACTGGGGGACGAATAAGAGGTTCACGCCGGCTCTCGGCGACTCTGGCCGCCGTGATAGGTTCGGCGGCCCCTCCCCAGCCGGCCGCTCCGATGACATCGATGACTGGTCGCGCGACAAGAAGCCGATGCCATCGCGCTACCCAAGCCTCggttctggtggtggtggtggtggcggcttcCGTGAATCACCTGGTTTCCGCGACTCACCAGGCCCCTCCGACTCTGACCGTTGGTCTCGTGGTGGTAGCTTTGCGCCGATGCCGCACAACGGCGAGCGTGAGAGGCCGCGGCTCAACCTTGATCCACCGAAGCGGGATCCCTTGGCTACTGCTACGCCACCAGCTGAGGTGGCACGCAACCGGCCAAGCCCATTTGGGGCTGCAAGGCCCCGGGAGGAGGTGCTGGCTGAGAAAGGGTTGGATTGGAGGAAGATGGAGACCGAGATTGAACAGAAAACTAGCCGCCCTACCAGCTCGCAGTCCAGCCGGCCGAATAGCGCACATTCCTCCCGCCCTGGGAGCCCTGGATCACAGGTCTCAGCAGTTGGGAGTGAAGGGGCACCGAGGTCACGGCCAAAGGTAAATCCGTTTGGTAATGCCAAGCCACGGGAAGTGGTGCTGCAAGAGAAAGGGAAAGACTGGAGGAAGATAGACCTTGAGCTGGAACATCGTGCCGTTAATAGGTATGTATATGAAGCCACCTCTTGATTGCACTTAGCATTTCTCATGAATCTCATGATACTGCAAACATGCAATGCAAGTGTACTGATATAGCTTAGTGAAGGTGTATTTCTTGTGGTAATGGAAACATGCAATACTGGAGGACTGATATAGGTTAGTAAAAGGAGTGCTTCTTGTGATAATGTAAAACATGCGTATTGCAATACTGGAGTATTGGTATAGGTTAGTAAAGGTGCAGGCGTGCAGCCTTGCATAAAGAATTGTGCAAGTTCTGCTTAGTTCTTTTCTAATATATAAAAAACCTAGCAATTTACGTAGCATGTCCTAACAACAATTGCCCTGCTGTTTTTGTTATGTAATATTTTGGAAGAATTGCTTTTGTGAT is part of the Oryza glaberrima chromosome 4, OglaRS2, whole genome shotgun sequence genome and encodes:
- the LOC127772291 gene encoding eukaryotic translation initiation factor 4B1-like, which produces MAKPWGGVGAWALDAERAEEEEREQAAAFPAPEPPAPAGGAASFPSLREAAAAAGGGKQKKKNKGTTLSLSEFSGYGAQGQRRGGGGAAPVEPRGLTPEEMMMLPTGPRERSAEELDRSRGFRSYGGGFGAGGGDRRGGFDDDRRGPGRSSDLDMPSRADEADNWGTNKRFTPALGDSGRRDRFGGPSPAGRSDDIDDWSRDKKPMPSRYPSLGSGGGGGGGFRESPGFRDSPGPSDSDRWSRGGSFAPMPHNGERERPRLNLDPPKRDPLATATPPAEVARNRPSPFGAARPREEVLAEKGLDWRKMETEIEQKTSRPTSSQSSRPNSAHSSRPGSPGSQVSAVGSEGAPRSRPKVNPFGNAKPREVVLQEKGKDWRKIDLELEHRAVNRPETNEERILKEEINLLKEKLKESEANKTDGPDQASPEDPEDLSEKITQMEKQLELLTIELDDKVRFGQRPGSGAGRVSAVPPAIAEEPQIVVSIVDRPRSRGGMEPFPKPAEERWGFQGSRERGSFGGSRSSDRPMTRQRW